The following is a genomic window from Terriglobales bacterium.
TCCTGGCCGGCCGGAAGCATCTGTGGTACTACTTTGCCGGAAGTGATGAGGAACTGATCAAGTCCGGCGCCAGCACCTACATGGTGGATTGGGTGATCCGGTGGGCGGCGGAGCGGGGCATCGAGTTCGTCATGCTGGGAGGGGGATTTGAACCGGGGGATTCGCTGTACACGTCCAAGCGGGGTTTTTCCCACCTCATGACCGGGGTGAATCACATACGGCGCGTCTGCAGCCCGGAGCACCTCCTGGCGCTGCAGAACGCCAAGGCGGAGTACGACCGGGCGCACGGGCGCCAGACGCGCCTGGACTACTTTCCCTCCTACTGGCTCGCATGAGACCTAAGGTTGGCATCATCGGAGCCGGGCGCATGGGGCGGAGGCACATGACCGCCGTCCGCCAGCTCGGCCTGGAATTGGCCGGCATCTGCGACCTGGACCGCGAGGCCCTGGCCCTGGCCTGCCAGGAGCACCAACTCTCGTCGGCCCAGGCCTTCGGCAACGCAGAAGAGTTGTTGCGCGGCGCGCGGCCCGAGTGCGTCATCGTCTCGACCACCGCTCCCTCCCACGCCGAGCTGGGATGCCTGGCGGCGGCCGCCGGGGCCCGCTACATCCTCTGCGAGAAGCCCATGGCCACCTCCCTGGCCGAGTGCGACGCCTTGCTGGAGGCCGCGCAGCGCTCCGGGGCGCGCCTCGCCGTCAACCACCCGGCGCGCTTCACGGAGATCTACCGCGAAGCCAAGAGGGTGGTGGAGTCGGAGGCGTTCGGCGGGCTGACCAGCGTCACCATGGTGGCGGGCAACATCGGCCTGGCCATGAACAGCACCCACCTCTTCGAGATGTTCCGCTTCACCACCGGGGAAGCGCCGCGCGAGGTCACCGCCTGGTTCTCTCCCGGCACGTTCCCGAACCCCCGGGGGCCGCAGTTCGACGATCGCGCCGGATCGGTGCGGCTGACCACCGCCGGCGGCAAGCGCTTCTACCTGGAGGCCGGCAGCGACCAGGGACATGGCTTCACCATGGTGTACGCGGGCCGGTTCGGCCAGCTCCTCGTCGAGGGGCTGGCGGGGGAGATGCGCCTGATCGTGAGGAAGGACAGCGAGCGCCATCAGCCTTTGACGCGCTACGCTTGTCCCGCCGACGAGCGCGCCTGGAAGGTCTCCAGCTCGGATGCCGTCGCCGGCAGCCGCGCTGTCCTCGAGGCCTTGCTCAAAGGGGAGAACTTTCCATCGGGCGAGGAGGGACGGCTGGCGATCGAGGTCCTGGTGGCGGCCTACGTCTCCCACGAGAACGGCCACGTGGCGGTCCGTCTGCCGGAGACGCCCCTGCCACGGGAGCGGAGATTCCCCTGGCCGTGACTCTATGGTGCCGGGAAGCCCCAGGCCGGAGACAAGCGCCGTGAAGATCGCCATCGTGGGCGCGGGCGCCATGGCGGGAGAGCACGCGCGCGCCTTCGCCGATGTTCCCGGCGTGACGG
Proteins encoded in this region:
- a CDS encoding Gfo/Idh/MocA family oxidoreductase produces the protein MRPKVGIIGAGRMGRRHMTAVRQLGLELAGICDLDREALALACQEHQLSSAQAFGNAEELLRGARPECVIVSTTAPSHAELGCLAAAAGARYILCEKPMATSLAECDALLEAAQRSGARLAVNHPARFTEIYREAKRVVESEAFGGLTSVTMVAGNIGLAMNSTHLFEMFRFTTGEAPREVTAWFSPGTFPNPRGPQFDDRAGSVRLTTAGGKRFYLEAGSDQGHGFTMVYAGRFGQLLVEGLAGEMRLIVRKDSERHQPLTRYACPADERAWKVSSSDAVAGSRAVLEALLKGENFPSGEEGRLAIEVLVAAYVSHENGHVAVRLPETPLPRERRFPWP